GCACGGGCGCACGTGCCATTGGCAAATTAATCGATCAAATCTATTCGGACACCTATGTTACCAATCATGCTTTTGAGCAAACCGATCTTGAACGCGGTATTGTCGTGCGAAACACCAAAACGCAGGAAGAATTTCTTACAATCAATTTTGGCAACTATGTCCACGTCCAGGCGCTTGAAAAGTTCATCAAAGGGAAAGCCGAAAAGGTTATGCCCCAATACAACAAAGATTTCAGACGCGCCGCTGTTGCATTTGTCCTGAAAATCACCAAACCGAATCTGACGTTTGACAGTGAAGCAACGGACAAAAAAAAACAGGAAGCGATACAATCGATTAAACCTTCCTATTTCCAGGTTCTCAAGAACGAGATGATTGTCCGTGAAGGGGAGAAGATCACTGAACCCATCAAAGACAAACTGGATGCCTATTACAAAGCCCGGGAAGGAAAAAGCAGACTTGGAGCCATCGCCTCTTTTTTCGGCGTCACCCTTATTGCTTTGCTGCTTGGCATCGCCTGTATTCCTGCCATTCGCAAATGGAAGCCCAAAACCCAGGAATTGAAAACAATCATGCTCTTCCTCGCCACCCTGGTTTTGGTGCAATTTATCCTGATTCGTTTCGGCTTGATCATTTCCGATGCCGTTGCCCGCGCCTTTCCCGTTTTAATCCCTCAGGATTGCTTTTATGCCATCCCTTACGTCGTTGGAGCCATGCTGGCTACCGTCTTAATTAACGACCGCATCGCCGTCATTTTCAGCGTGTTCGTATCGTTCCTTTTGGGATTTCTTTTCGATGACCGGGTTATTATGCCGATTTTTTCAATGGCTGGCTCCATTTTTGTCATATACCAGATATACTTTACCAAGCAGAGGTCCGCCTTTTTCGTGGCGGGACTGCTGCTCGGCGCGATTAACAGCGTTATCATTTTTGCCATCACCCTCGAATCCAAAGCACCCCTCGACTGGATATTCCTGGTCAAGTCACTGATGGGTTTCATCGGAGGCATGGCTTCCGGGATCATTGCCGCCGGTTTTCTCCCTCTTTTTGAATCCTTCTTCAAGTTAACGACGGACATCAAACTCCTTGAACTGGGCAATCTCAATCAACCCATTTTTCAGCGCATGATTATTGAAACCCCCGGCACCTATCATCACAGCATCATTGTGGCCTCCCTTGCCGAGTCGGCGGCGGAAGCCATTGGCGCGAATGCCCTTCTCGCTAAAGTAAGCGCCTATTACCACGATGTCGGCAAACTGGTGAAACCACATTATTTCATTGAAAATCAACCGGTCGGCGAAAATAAGCATGAGAACCTGTCTCCCAAAATGAGCAGCCTGATCATAATATCTCACGTCAAGGACGGTTGCGATTTCGCACGACAGTTGAATCTGGGAAGCCGGATTATCGATATTATTCGTCAGCATCATGGTACGAGCCTCGTCACTTATTTTTACAATAAAGCGAAAAAACACTCAGATACCACCTTCAATAACCTCTCGGATTCCGATTTTCGCTATCCGGGACCAAAACCGCAAACCAAGGAAGCGGGCCTGGTCATGCTCAGCGATGTCATTGAGGCCAGTTCCCGGACTCTTGATGACCCTACTCCATCCCGCATAAATAATCTTGTCCATGAGAGGATTGAAAAAATCTTTCTGGACGGACAGCTTGATGAATGTGAACTGACACTAAAAGATTTGCACAAAATCGCCGAAAGTTTCATCCGGATACTCACGGGGATTTTCCATCACCGGATTAATTATCCGGATCAAACGGACTCCCAAGAGATGCGCATGGTAAAAGAGACCCCCCTGTAAAGGAGGATTGATGCCCTTACTGATCAACAACCGACAAAATGTTATCAAGATAAACGGCCGACAAATGCGGGCGGATATGTTAAAGGTGATCAGATATTTAGAGTGTGAGGATCATGAAATCAGCCTGCTTCTGGTAGACGATCATACCATCCAAGACCTCAATCGAGAGTATTTGGGCCGAGACAAGCCAACCAACGTGATATCTTTCGGCATGCGGGAGGGGGAATGGCAAAACATTCAACCGCGTGTTCTGGGAGATATTGTCATATCTGTTGAAACGGCTTTGCGGGATGCCCAGACGGAAGATATCGACATACACGATGAGATCCTTTTTTTGTTCATTCACGGCTTGCTCCATTTGCTCGGCTATGACCATGAAAATGGGGTGATGGAGGATGCCATGATTATGATGAACAAAGAAATGGAGATTTTTAAAAGGGTCAGAAAATATCCCTTGGATTAAGATCCCACGCCAAACGATTGACATATCGGTATCCTGAAAAAACCATACCCCTTTCCGGACGTTTCCTGATTCTTGGACTCAATAATGGACCTCAGCCAGGAACAACCCGTGAGCCGGTGCGGTCATTCCGGCTTTCCGCCTGTCTCTGGAATCGAGAATAACCTTCAAGTCCTCCGGTGTGATTTTCCCCTTCCCCACTTCAACAAGTGTTCCCACAATGTTTCTCACCATGTGCCGAAGAAACCCGTCGGCCGTGATCGTGATGAGCAGTTTTCCCCGATCGTCCCTGTCAAGCTCAACGTCTAAAATGGTTCTTGTGTAGTTTTTAACCTTGCTCCCCGTACCACAGAATGCCTTGAAGTCATGGGTCCCTTTAATAAAACAGGCTGCCTTCTTCATGCACTCTAAATTCAACTCTTTTCGTACATGCCAACAGTAATATCGGTTGATCGCCGTGTTCGTCGTATTATTCCAGATATGGTACACATACTTTTTTGATTTTACGCTGAATCTTGCGTGAAATGACTTGGCCATCTCTTCGACCCGCTTAATCACAATGTCATCGGGCAACACACCGTTCAGTGCACGCAACAAATTTTCTTCGCGTATCCTGGCGGTCATCTGAAAATTCGCGACCTGATTGAAGGCATGGACCCCACTGTCCGTTCTCCCTGATCCAATTACAGTAACCTCTTCTCTGGTGATCAATTTAATTTTTTCCTCAAGAGTTTGTTGAATACTTCGGTGTCCTCTCTGCCTCTGCCAACCGTGGTAGCGGGTACCGTCATACTCGACAACTATTTTGATATTTTTCATTAAGTCCATGCCTGCTAATTAACTGATTGACGAAATATGGAATATCGCCGACACACGTTATTTCAAAAATAACTCAGCCCATCCGAGATCCATGGGATGATCCACGATTCCACCTTGGCTTGATAAGGCCTGTTTCTTAACTTCAAAACCGTTCAGGCTATTCGTCAATCTTGAGGTTTATTTTGGTTTTCCCCGCGACCATACTGACCGTTTCCTCCTTCCAGCCTGAGCCGCATCCTCAGTTCGTCTGGTTTCATGATCAGTCTTTCATTGGCCTCAGCCAGGATGTGGATACGCCTGAGCAGATCGCTGTTGCGTGCCAGTTTGCTCCGAGCACGGTCGTACCAGATGTTGTCTTCCAAACCGGTTCTTACACCCCCACCCATGGCAATGGCCATGGAATTGATGGGTAATTGATAATCCCCGACCGCCCCCATGCTCCATAAGGACGACGGTGGAAGGTCGTTCAACATTATGCCGCTATGCAGGAGATTGGCCTGGGCACAGGCCACGTTACCCAAAATGAGATTGAAATAAAAAGGTGGTTTAAGCAAACCCTTGTTGATTAGATATTTGGCATAATGAATCATACCGATGTCGAAGGCCTCCAATTCGGGCATGATGTCACGATTCAGCATCTCCCTGGCCAAAGCCTGAACCATTTCAGGATCATTGATGCTGGCCTGTCGGTTAAAATTGAGAGAGCTCAGGGTAAGGCTTCCCATATCCGGTTTGTCACTTCCGGTGAGTTGCAGAACCTCTGAACGCTTTTCAAGTTCGTTAAAATTTCGGCCACTCAAGGAAACCCCAATGACAAGATCACAGGAAAATTTACGAATTCCTTCAATGATACTGCGATATACCTCCGCTTTATAGGTCTGGGCCCCCGTCCGCTTATCACGGGCGTGCAAATGCACCATGGTGATGCCGATTTCAACGGCTTCATGGACACTTTCCACGATTTCTTGAACTGAAATGGGAACATGAGGTGTCATGACTTTGGTAGGAATCATACCGGTGGGAGCGTAATTCAGAATCAGGTTCATTATTTCGACCATCTACCAACAGAGTGGGTGTCCATAGATTAGCGGTTG
The sequence above is drawn from the Deltaproteobacteria bacterium genome and encodes:
- a CDS encoding HDIG domain-containing protein — encoded protein: TGARAIGKLIDQIYSDTYVTNHAFEQTDLERGIVVRNTKTQEEFLTINFGNYVHVQALEKFIKGKAEKVMPQYNKDFRRAAVAFVLKITKPNLTFDSEATDKKKQEAIQSIKPSYFQVLKNEMIVREGEKITEPIKDKLDAYYKAREGKSRLGAIASFFGVTLIALLLGIACIPAIRKWKPKTQELKTIMLFLATLVLVQFILIRFGLIISDAVARAFPVLIPQDCFYAIPYVVGAMLATVLINDRIAVIFSVFVSFLLGFLFDDRVIMPIFSMAGSIFVIYQIYFTKQRSAFFVAGLLLGAINSVIIFAITLESKAPLDWIFLVKSLMGFIGGMASGIIAAGFLPLFESFFKLTTDIKLLELGNLNQPIFQRMIIETPGTYHHSIIVASLAESAAEAIGANALLAKVSAYYHDVGKLVKPHYFIENQPVGENKHENLSPKMSSLIIISHVKDGCDFARQLNLGSRIIDIIRQHHGTSLVTYFYNKAKKHSDTTFNNLSDSDFRYPGPKPQTKEAGLVMLSDVIEASSRTLDDPTPSRINNLVHERIEKIFLDGQLDECELTLKDLHKIAESFIRILTGIFHHRINYPDQTDSQEMRMVKETPL
- the ybeY gene encoding rRNA maturation RNase YbeY translates to MLKVIRYLECEDHEISLLLVDDHTIQDLNREYLGRDKPTNVISFGMREGEWQNIQPRVLGDIVISVETALRDAQTEDIDIHDEILFLFIHGLLHLLGYDHENGVMEDAMIMMNKEMEIFKRVRKYPLD
- the truA gene encoding tRNA pseudouridine(38-40) synthase TruA; this encodes MKNIKIVVEYDGTRYHGWQRQRGHRSIQQTLEEKIKLITREEVTVIGSGRTDSGVHAFNQVANFQMTARIREENLLRALNGVLPDDIVIKRVEEMAKSFHARFSVKSKKYVYHIWNNTTNTAINRYYCWHVRKELNLECMKKAACFIKGTHDFKAFCGTGSKVKNYTRTILDVELDRDDRGKLLITITADGFLRHMVRNIVGTLVEVGKGKITPEDLKVILDSRDRRKAGMTAPAHGLFLAEVHY
- a CDS encoding 3-keto-5-aminohexanoate cleavage protein; this encodes MNLILNYAPTGMIPTKVMTPHVPISVQEIVESVHEAVEIGITMVHLHARDKRTGAQTYKAEVYRSIIEGIRKFSCDLVIGVSLSGRNFNELEKRSEVLQLTGSDKPDMGSLTLSSLNFNRQASINDPEMVQALAREMLNRDIMPELEAFDIGMIHYAKYLINKGLLKPPFYFNLILGNVACAQANLLHSGIMLNDLPPSSLWSMGAVGDYQLPINSMAIAMGGGVRTGLEDNIWYDRARSKLARNSDLLRRIHILAEANERLIMKPDELRMRLRLEGGNGQYGRGENQNKPQD